In a single window of the Lasioglossum baleicum chromosome 10, iyLasBale1, whole genome shotgun sequence genome:
- the LOC143212682 gene encoding T-complex protein 11-like protein 1 isoform X3, producing the protein MRKQRLTSFCSVTSAFNCQLLPSADNAATKHLNLSLTMPDRNSNMENSEEKKCNISEASTSASVDCPSSSNAGTEDDISRGQKIQNFMGGGIVGASPPKFVTLEEIMKAANGMKNMALAHEIAVDKNFQLQKLDPEDGTFHRRVKEIMHKAFWNLLAEQLAEETPNYTQALVLLREIKEILDQLVLPHHAKIRETLEEVLDVDLIKQQAEKGVLDFHHYAQYVISIMSKVCAPVRDSKIMELSQKTDVIEIFKGIMEVLQLMRLDLANFTITMIRPNIVALSIEYEKAKFSEFLKINGNDLIHTESWLLRHFDPAKITGDSSDVNSARQITHCLLTEAYLDLLEWDFNPDAETLMLDQGRLIELRDRTSRLSIMGAVILLANNTIGPPIHGVSSFKKSIKQHLNVLLESVHSNKDLEGLMPNIILQVKTDVKSTLEEIGAGSLSPELETLLEGQISELVKPDHKIRHLISLRIRQFLQKIILSQSTAPTQVPPGLSSLQEELTAIVAQFLILISHNRSVFGEYYQEIVTNALIRKEADNNKETSEVHSMEL; encoded by the exons ATGAGAAA ACAAAGACTGACCTCTTTCTGTTCAGTAACCAGTGCATTCAACTGCCAGCTGCTTCCGAGTGCAGATAATGCTGCAACAAAACATTTAAATCTATCATTAACGATGCCAGACAG GAATAGCAACATGGAAAACAGCGAAGAAAAGAAATGCAATATTAGCGAAGCTAGCACATCGGCGTCTGTAGATTGTCCATCTAGTTCGAACGCTGGCACGGAAGATGACATTTCCAGGGG acaaaagatacaaaattttatgGGCGGCGGAATAGTAGGTGCTTCGCCGCCAAAATTTGTCACCCTCGAAGAAATAATGAAAGCTGCCAACGGTATGAAGAATATGGCTTTGGCACACGAGATCGCGGTGGATAAGAATTTCCAACTACAGAAACTTGATCCCGAAGATGGTACATTTCATAGAAGAGTGAAAGAAATCATGCATAAAGCATTTTGGAACTTATTAGCCGAACAGCTGGCTGAAGAAACTCCAAATTATACTCAAGCATTAGTGTTACTAAGAGAAATTAAAGAG ATATTAGATCAACTGGTACTACCGCATCATGCGAAAATTCGAGAAACTTTGGAAGAAGTGCTCGACGTAGATTTAATTAAACAGCAAGCGGAGAAAGGTGTTCTGGATTTCCATCATTACGCGCAATATGTTATTTCGATCATGAGTAAAGTGTGTGCACCAGTAAGAGATAGCAAGATTATGGAACTTAGTCAAAAAACAGatgttattgaaatatttaaaggtATAATGGAAGTGTTGCAACTGATGCGACTCGATCTGGCAAACTTCACTATCACAATGATAAGACCGAACATAGTTGCTCTGAGTATCGAGTATGAAAAAGCAAAGTTTTCCGAGTTCTTAAAAATCAATGGAAACGATTTAATACATACAGAGTCGTGGTTATTGAGACACTTTGATCCTGCAAAGATTACAGGTGATTCGTCGGATGTTAATTCTGCGCGTCAGATCACACATTGTCTTCTGACCGAAGCATATTTGGACCTTTTGGAATGGGATTTCAATCCAGATGCAGAA ACTTTGATGTTGGATCAAGGTAGACTGATAGAATTGCGTGATAGGACCAGTAGATTAAGTATTATGGGTGCCGTAATATTACTAGCAAACAACACGATTGGCCCACCGATTCATGGAGTATCGAGTTTCAAGAAGAGTATAAAACAACATCTCAACGTGCTATTGGAATCTGTACATTCAAACAA GGATTTGGAAGGTTTAATGCCGAATATCATACTACAAGTTAAAACTGATGTAAAATCGACGTTAGAAGAGATCGGTGCTGGTTCGCTATCTCCAGAGTTAGAAACGTTATTGGAGGGACAAATATCCGAGCTCGTTAAACCGGATCATAAGATTAGACATCTTATAA GTTTAAGAATTCGACAGTTTTTGCAAAAGATAATACTGTCCCAATCGACAGCGCCGACGCAAGTCCCACCCGGGCTTTCCTCGCTTCAAGAAGAATTGACAGCTATAGTGGCTCAATTTTTAATTCTGATTTCTCACAATCGAAGTGTATTTGGAGAGTATTATCAAGAAATCGTGACTAATGCTCTGATAAGAAAGGAAGCTGATAACAATAAAGAGACAAGTGAAGTTCATTCCATGGAGTTGTAG
- the LOC143212682 gene encoding T-complex protein 11-like protein 1 isoform X1, producing the protein MRKQRLTSFCSVTSAFNCQLLPSADNAATKHLNLSLTMPDRNKVFVGVGVIWGVTLCCFFLTRKLPRSMALLNFIPSILFWNSNMENSEEKKCNISEASTSASVDCPSSSNAGTEDDISRGQKIQNFMGGGIVGASPPKFVTLEEIMKAANGMKNMALAHEIAVDKNFQLQKLDPEDGTFHRRVKEIMHKAFWNLLAEQLAEETPNYTQALVLLREIKEILDQLVLPHHAKIRETLEEVLDVDLIKQQAEKGVLDFHHYAQYVISIMSKVCAPVRDSKIMELSQKTDVIEIFKGIMEVLQLMRLDLANFTITMIRPNIVALSIEYEKAKFSEFLKINGNDLIHTESWLLRHFDPAKITGDSSDVNSARQITHCLLTEAYLDLLEWDFNPDAETLMLDQGRLIELRDRTSRLSIMGAVILLANNTIGPPIHGVSSFKKSIKQHLNVLLESVHSNKDLEGLMPNIILQVKTDVKSTLEEIGAGSLSPELETLLEGQISELVKPDHKIRHLISLRIRQFLQKIILSQSTAPTQVPPGLSSLQEELTAIVAQFLILISHNRSVFGEYYQEIVTNALIRKEADNNKETSEVHSMEL; encoded by the exons ATGAGAAA ACAAAGACTGACCTCTTTCTGTTCAGTAACCAGTGCATTCAACTGCCAGCTGCTTCCGAGTGCAGATAATGCTGCAACAAAACATTTAAATCTATCATTAACGATGCCAGACAG GAATAAAGTTTTCGTTGGAGTTGGAGTAATCTGGGGTGTTACTCTTTGTTGTTTCTTCCTTACTCGCAAACTTCCCAGATCGATGgcattattaaatttcattccAAGTATTTTATTTTG GAATAGCAACATGGAAAACAGCGAAGAAAAGAAATGCAATATTAGCGAAGCTAGCACATCGGCGTCTGTAGATTGTCCATCTAGTTCGAACGCTGGCACGGAAGATGACATTTCCAGGGG acaaaagatacaaaattttatgGGCGGCGGAATAGTAGGTGCTTCGCCGCCAAAATTTGTCACCCTCGAAGAAATAATGAAAGCTGCCAACGGTATGAAGAATATGGCTTTGGCACACGAGATCGCGGTGGATAAGAATTTCCAACTACAGAAACTTGATCCCGAAGATGGTACATTTCATAGAAGAGTGAAAGAAATCATGCATAAAGCATTTTGGAACTTATTAGCCGAACAGCTGGCTGAAGAAACTCCAAATTATACTCAAGCATTAGTGTTACTAAGAGAAATTAAAGAG ATATTAGATCAACTGGTACTACCGCATCATGCGAAAATTCGAGAAACTTTGGAAGAAGTGCTCGACGTAGATTTAATTAAACAGCAAGCGGAGAAAGGTGTTCTGGATTTCCATCATTACGCGCAATATGTTATTTCGATCATGAGTAAAGTGTGTGCACCAGTAAGAGATAGCAAGATTATGGAACTTAGTCAAAAAACAGatgttattgaaatatttaaaggtATAATGGAAGTGTTGCAACTGATGCGACTCGATCTGGCAAACTTCACTATCACAATGATAAGACCGAACATAGTTGCTCTGAGTATCGAGTATGAAAAAGCAAAGTTTTCCGAGTTCTTAAAAATCAATGGAAACGATTTAATACATACAGAGTCGTGGTTATTGAGACACTTTGATCCTGCAAAGATTACAGGTGATTCGTCGGATGTTAATTCTGCGCGTCAGATCACACATTGTCTTCTGACCGAAGCATATTTGGACCTTTTGGAATGGGATTTCAATCCAGATGCAGAA ACTTTGATGTTGGATCAAGGTAGACTGATAGAATTGCGTGATAGGACCAGTAGATTAAGTATTATGGGTGCCGTAATATTACTAGCAAACAACACGATTGGCCCACCGATTCATGGAGTATCGAGTTTCAAGAAGAGTATAAAACAACATCTCAACGTGCTATTGGAATCTGTACATTCAAACAA GGATTTGGAAGGTTTAATGCCGAATATCATACTACAAGTTAAAACTGATGTAAAATCGACGTTAGAAGAGATCGGTGCTGGTTCGCTATCTCCAGAGTTAGAAACGTTATTGGAGGGACAAATATCCGAGCTCGTTAAACCGGATCATAAGATTAGACATCTTATAA GTTTAAGAATTCGACAGTTTTTGCAAAAGATAATACTGTCCCAATCGACAGCGCCGACGCAAGTCCCACCCGGGCTTTCCTCGCTTCAAGAAGAATTGACAGCTATAGTGGCTCAATTTTTAATTCTGATTTCTCACAATCGAAGTGTATTTGGAGAGTATTATCAAGAAATCGTGACTAATGCTCTGATAAGAAAGGAAGCTGATAACAATAAAGAGACAAGTGAAGTTCATTCCATGGAGTTGTAG
- the LOC143212682 gene encoding T-complex protein 11-like protein 1 isoform X4 encodes MPDRNSNMENSEEKKCNISEASTSASVDCPSSSNAGTEDDISRGQKIQNFMGGGIVGASPPKFVTLEEIMKAANGMKNMALAHEIAVDKNFQLQKLDPEDGTFHRRVKEIMHKAFWNLLAEQLAEETPNYTQALVLLREIKEILDQLVLPHHAKIRETLEEVLDVDLIKQQAEKGVLDFHHYAQYVISIMSKVCAPVRDSKIMELSQKTDVIEIFKGIMEVLQLMRLDLANFTITMIRPNIVALSIEYEKAKFSEFLKINGNDLIHTESWLLRHFDPAKITGDSSDVNSARQITHCLLTEAYLDLLEWDFNPDAETLMLDQGRLIELRDRTSRLSIMGAVILLANNTIGPPIHGVSSFKKSIKQHLNVLLESVHSNKDLEGLMPNIILQVKTDVKSTLEEIGAGSLSPELETLLEGQISELVKPDHKIRHLISLRIRQFLQKIILSQSTAPTQVPPGLSSLQEELTAIVAQFLILISHNRSVFGEYYQEIVTNALIRKEADNNKETSEVHSMEL; translated from the exons ATGCCAGACAG GAATAGCAACATGGAAAACAGCGAAGAAAAGAAATGCAATATTAGCGAAGCTAGCACATCGGCGTCTGTAGATTGTCCATCTAGTTCGAACGCTGGCACGGAAGATGACATTTCCAGGGG acaaaagatacaaaattttatgGGCGGCGGAATAGTAGGTGCTTCGCCGCCAAAATTTGTCACCCTCGAAGAAATAATGAAAGCTGCCAACGGTATGAAGAATATGGCTTTGGCACACGAGATCGCGGTGGATAAGAATTTCCAACTACAGAAACTTGATCCCGAAGATGGTACATTTCATAGAAGAGTGAAAGAAATCATGCATAAAGCATTTTGGAACTTATTAGCCGAACAGCTGGCTGAAGAAACTCCAAATTATACTCAAGCATTAGTGTTACTAAGAGAAATTAAAGAG ATATTAGATCAACTGGTACTACCGCATCATGCGAAAATTCGAGAAACTTTGGAAGAAGTGCTCGACGTAGATTTAATTAAACAGCAAGCGGAGAAAGGTGTTCTGGATTTCCATCATTACGCGCAATATGTTATTTCGATCATGAGTAAAGTGTGTGCACCAGTAAGAGATAGCAAGATTATGGAACTTAGTCAAAAAACAGatgttattgaaatatttaaaggtATAATGGAAGTGTTGCAACTGATGCGACTCGATCTGGCAAACTTCACTATCACAATGATAAGACCGAACATAGTTGCTCTGAGTATCGAGTATGAAAAAGCAAAGTTTTCCGAGTTCTTAAAAATCAATGGAAACGATTTAATACATACAGAGTCGTGGTTATTGAGACACTTTGATCCTGCAAAGATTACAGGTGATTCGTCGGATGTTAATTCTGCGCGTCAGATCACACATTGTCTTCTGACCGAAGCATATTTGGACCTTTTGGAATGGGATTTCAATCCAGATGCAGAA ACTTTGATGTTGGATCAAGGTAGACTGATAGAATTGCGTGATAGGACCAGTAGATTAAGTATTATGGGTGCCGTAATATTACTAGCAAACAACACGATTGGCCCACCGATTCATGGAGTATCGAGTTTCAAGAAGAGTATAAAACAACATCTCAACGTGCTATTGGAATCTGTACATTCAAACAA GGATTTGGAAGGTTTAATGCCGAATATCATACTACAAGTTAAAACTGATGTAAAATCGACGTTAGAAGAGATCGGTGCTGGTTCGCTATCTCCAGAGTTAGAAACGTTATTGGAGGGACAAATATCCGAGCTCGTTAAACCGGATCATAAGATTAGACATCTTATAA GTTTAAGAATTCGACAGTTTTTGCAAAAGATAATACTGTCCCAATCGACAGCGCCGACGCAAGTCCCACCCGGGCTTTCCTCGCTTCAAGAAGAATTGACAGCTATAGTGGCTCAATTTTTAATTCTGATTTCTCACAATCGAAGTGTATTTGGAGAGTATTATCAAGAAATCGTGACTAATGCTCTGATAAGAAAGGAAGCTGATAACAATAAAGAGACAAGTGAAGTTCATTCCATGGAGTTGTAG
- the LOC143212682 gene encoding T-complex protein 11-like protein 1 isoform X2, with protein MPDRNKVFVGVGVIWGVTLCCFFLTRKLPRSMALLNFIPSILFWNSNMENSEEKKCNISEASTSASVDCPSSSNAGTEDDISRGQKIQNFMGGGIVGASPPKFVTLEEIMKAANGMKNMALAHEIAVDKNFQLQKLDPEDGTFHRRVKEIMHKAFWNLLAEQLAEETPNYTQALVLLREIKEILDQLVLPHHAKIRETLEEVLDVDLIKQQAEKGVLDFHHYAQYVISIMSKVCAPVRDSKIMELSQKTDVIEIFKGIMEVLQLMRLDLANFTITMIRPNIVALSIEYEKAKFSEFLKINGNDLIHTESWLLRHFDPAKITGDSSDVNSARQITHCLLTEAYLDLLEWDFNPDAETLMLDQGRLIELRDRTSRLSIMGAVILLANNTIGPPIHGVSSFKKSIKQHLNVLLESVHSNKDLEGLMPNIILQVKTDVKSTLEEIGAGSLSPELETLLEGQISELVKPDHKIRHLISLRIRQFLQKIILSQSTAPTQVPPGLSSLQEELTAIVAQFLILISHNRSVFGEYYQEIVTNALIRKEADNNKETSEVHSMEL; from the exons ATGCCAGACAG GAATAAAGTTTTCGTTGGAGTTGGAGTAATCTGGGGTGTTACTCTTTGTTGTTTCTTCCTTACTCGCAAACTTCCCAGATCGATGgcattattaaatttcattccAAGTATTTTATTTTG GAATAGCAACATGGAAAACAGCGAAGAAAAGAAATGCAATATTAGCGAAGCTAGCACATCGGCGTCTGTAGATTGTCCATCTAGTTCGAACGCTGGCACGGAAGATGACATTTCCAGGGG acaaaagatacaaaattttatgGGCGGCGGAATAGTAGGTGCTTCGCCGCCAAAATTTGTCACCCTCGAAGAAATAATGAAAGCTGCCAACGGTATGAAGAATATGGCTTTGGCACACGAGATCGCGGTGGATAAGAATTTCCAACTACAGAAACTTGATCCCGAAGATGGTACATTTCATAGAAGAGTGAAAGAAATCATGCATAAAGCATTTTGGAACTTATTAGCCGAACAGCTGGCTGAAGAAACTCCAAATTATACTCAAGCATTAGTGTTACTAAGAGAAATTAAAGAG ATATTAGATCAACTGGTACTACCGCATCATGCGAAAATTCGAGAAACTTTGGAAGAAGTGCTCGACGTAGATTTAATTAAACAGCAAGCGGAGAAAGGTGTTCTGGATTTCCATCATTACGCGCAATATGTTATTTCGATCATGAGTAAAGTGTGTGCACCAGTAAGAGATAGCAAGATTATGGAACTTAGTCAAAAAACAGatgttattgaaatatttaaaggtATAATGGAAGTGTTGCAACTGATGCGACTCGATCTGGCAAACTTCACTATCACAATGATAAGACCGAACATAGTTGCTCTGAGTATCGAGTATGAAAAAGCAAAGTTTTCCGAGTTCTTAAAAATCAATGGAAACGATTTAATACATACAGAGTCGTGGTTATTGAGACACTTTGATCCTGCAAAGATTACAGGTGATTCGTCGGATGTTAATTCTGCGCGTCAGATCACACATTGTCTTCTGACCGAAGCATATTTGGACCTTTTGGAATGGGATTTCAATCCAGATGCAGAA ACTTTGATGTTGGATCAAGGTAGACTGATAGAATTGCGTGATAGGACCAGTAGATTAAGTATTATGGGTGCCGTAATATTACTAGCAAACAACACGATTGGCCCACCGATTCATGGAGTATCGAGTTTCAAGAAGAGTATAAAACAACATCTCAACGTGCTATTGGAATCTGTACATTCAAACAA GGATTTGGAAGGTTTAATGCCGAATATCATACTACAAGTTAAAACTGATGTAAAATCGACGTTAGAAGAGATCGGTGCTGGTTCGCTATCTCCAGAGTTAGAAACGTTATTGGAGGGACAAATATCCGAGCTCGTTAAACCGGATCATAAGATTAGACATCTTATAA GTTTAAGAATTCGACAGTTTTTGCAAAAGATAATACTGTCCCAATCGACAGCGCCGACGCAAGTCCCACCCGGGCTTTCCTCGCTTCAAGAAGAATTGACAGCTATAGTGGCTCAATTTTTAATTCTGATTTCTCACAATCGAAGTGTATTTGGAGAGTATTATCAAGAAATCGTGACTAATGCTCTGATAAGAAAGGAAGCTGATAACAATAAAGAGACAAGTGAAGTTCATTCCATGGAGTTGTAG